Proteins encoded together in one Carya illinoinensis cultivar Pawnee chromosome 3, C.illinoinensisPawnee_v1, whole genome shotgun sequence window:
- the LOC122304681 gene encoding protein FAR1-RELATED SEQUENCE 5-like, with protein MGEEEDRMAPRPSTSTSQPVYTHQNDGLGCPNLDHHPHHMSYPLASDLEDFIRVDDSFRYQSSSNPEYLRQETPPASVTPNSDEFEENVGSCHDADEMFFDINEDLEGTTVVRDDEVQVEPPRSGLEFDSEKEVVAYYKKYAKQEGFGVRTQRTKRDDDGKPVYLTIGCARGGKYHPKPNSNISKPRATTKTGCKAKVNAALNKNGKWVFTTTENSHNHITVSPKKSRLLRSHKHLDQYSQRILDLNDRAGIRMSKNFYSLVVDAGGYENLAFQEQDCRNYIDKARYLRLGKGGSDALNEYFKRMRDQNDGFVSNMDVDDEGKLRNVFWADARSRAAYEYFGDVVSFDTTYLTNRYGMPFAPFVGVNHHGQSILFGAGLLSSEDTHSFVWLFRMWLDCMKGRAPKSIITDQDRAMKNAIATVFPETRHRYCLWHIMRKLPEKLGSHAKFNLGLKTDIHSALYDSQTTTEFEESWGGLLEKYDLIGNNWLQTLYEERSFWVPVFLKSVFWVGMSTTQRSESMNAFFDGYVHAGTTLKEFVDQFDNALRKKVEVETTADFNSTNQTIPCISPFNIEKQFQKVYTNAKFKEVQREFMGLMGCNCWLVSTQGCILTFDVLDEISFDEQTKRVHYSVYYNEDECEVKCTCGLFEMRGIICRHALRVCQLKNINVLPKVYFLDRWRKDLKKHYTLIRSSYDDLRGRSDTRNYELMIQRCSKLAAKISSNNDKVHAFLHYVDDFDKSCEGSTCQSTIQSNMANPTVVLDKGKKILSPNVVRGKGRPPNKRKVPRVEKLATKRKKQENGNSYLMAVIVHSKRDE; from the exons ATGGGGGAAGAGGAAGATAGAATGGCACCCAGGCCTTCAACATCGACTTCACAGCCAGTTTACACGCATCAAAATGATGGCTTAGGATGTCCAAACTTAGACCAT CATCCTCACCATATGTCCTACCCTCTGGCGAGTGATCTGGAGGATTTTATTAGAGTTGACGATTCATTCCGG TACCAATCCTCGAGTAATCCAGAGTACTTGAGGCAAGAAACGCCCCCCGCGTCAGTTACACCAAATAGTGatgaatttgaagaaaatgttggaaGTTGTCATGATGCTGATG AAATGTTCTTTGACATAAATGAAGATTTGGAGGGTACCACTGTTGTCAGGGATGATGAGGTACAAGTTGAACCACCAAGATCCGGGTTGGAGTTTGACAGTGAGAAAGAGGTTGTGGCGTACTATAAGAAGTATGCCAAGCAAGAGGGTTTTGGTGTAAGGACACAGAGGACTAAAAGAGATGATGATGGGAAGCCGGTGTATCTGACCATTGGTTGTGCCCGTGGTGGAAAGTACCATCCTAAGCCGAACAGTAATATCTCGAAGCCACGGGCAACCACCAAAACAGGTTGTAAGGCGAAAGTAAATGCAGCGCTGAACAAAAATGGAAAATGGGTTTTCACCACTACTGAGAATTCTCACAACCATATTACTGTGAGCCCCAAGAAAAGTAGACTATTGCGATCCCACAAACACCTAGATCAATACAGTCAAAGGATCTTGGACCTGAATGATAGAGCCGGTATACGAATGAGTAAGAACTTTTATTCTCTTGTTGTTGACGCAGGGGGTTATGAGAATCTAGCTTTTCAAGAGCAAGATTGTAGGAATTACATTGACAAAGCTAGATATTTAAGGTTGGGCAAAGGAGGTAGTGATGCACTTAATGAGTATTTCAAGAGAATGAGAGATCAGAATGATGGCTTTGTTTCTAATATGGACGTGGATGATGAGGGAAAGCTACGGAATgtgttttgggctgatgcacgtAGTCGAGCCGCCTACGAGTATTTTGGAGACGTTGTATCATTCGATACAACGTATCTAACAAATAGGTATGGTATGCCTTTTGCTCCATTCGTGGGTGTTAACCATCATGGGCAGTCCATACTATTCGGGGCTGGATTGCTATCAAGCGAGGACACACAtagttttgtttggttgttccGGATGTGGTTGGATTGCATGAAGGGTAGGGCGCCGAAGTCTATCATAACCGACCAAGATAGAGCGATGAAGAATGCGATTGCTACTGTATTCCCTGAAACTCGCCATAGATATTGTTTATGGCATATCATGCGCAAACTTCCTGAGAAGTTAGGATCGCACGCCAAATTCAACCTTGGGTTGAAGACTGATATCCATTCGGCATTATATGATTCACAAACCACCACAGAATTTGAGGAGAGCTGGGGTGGACTACTTGAAAAGTATGATCTTATCGGCAACAATTGGCTTCAGACCTTATATGAGGAAAGGTCCTTTTGGGTTCCTGTTTTCCTCAAGAGTGTATTTTGGGTTGGTATGAGCACAACACAAAGGTctgaaagtatgaatgcattttttgatggGTATGTCCATGCTGGGACGACATTGAAGGAATTCGTCGACCAATTCGACAATGCTCTTAGAAAGAAAGTGGAGGTCGAGACAACGGCTGATTTCAATTCTACCAACCAAACTATCCCCTGCATCTCCCCTTTCAACATTGAGAAGCAGTTTCAAAAAGTCTATACAAATGCAAAGTTTAAGGAGGTCCAAAGAGAGTTTATGGGACTAATGGGTTGTAATTGTTGGTTGGTTAGCACACAGGGGTGCATTTTAACATTTGATGTGTTGGATGAAATATCATTTGATGAGCAAACCAAAAGAGTTCATTACTCAGTTTACTATAACGAAGATGAGTGCGAGGTGAAATGCACTTGTGGTTTGTTTGAGATGAGGGGGATTATTTGTAGGCATGCACTTAGAGTTTGTCAGTTGAAGAACATTAATGTGCTGCCGAAAGTTTATTTCCTAGATCGATGGAGAAAGGACTTAAAGAAGCATTACACGTTAATCAGAAGTAGTTATGATGACTTGCGGGGTAGATCAGACACGCGTAATTACGAACTTATGATCCAAAGATGTTCGAAATTAGCCGCCAAAATATCCTCAAACAACGATAAAGTCCATGCATTCCTGCACTATGTTGATGACTTTGATAAATCCTGTGAAGGTTCCACATGTCAGTCGACTATCCAATCAAATATGGCCAACCCAACGGTGGTATTGGATAAGGGTAAAAAGATTTTAAGCCCTAACGTCGTTCGAGGGAAAGGGAGACCTCCAAATAAGAGGAAGGTCCCACGTGTGGAGAAATTGGCAACAAAGCGAAAAAAACAG